Proteins co-encoded in one Cytobacillus sp. NJ13 genomic window:
- a CDS encoding DEAD/DEAH box helicase, translating to MDIKLTHKLIKEMCGTVSFKRGDAFFRNKKVTIKKYNDEICEAAVSAGEDFFVSVEKTSGNSFKTLCSCPKLASFDKECQHAAAVLLAIYEMQQHRSPMIKDSAGTLGVSPEHALTDGLMTLFSEQPRRSSRHQLHFENRQVLHPEFTCVPVHLGKGHYLLAIKCTIGPIAVLDIRQFLHSVKEGEPSRLSLSFTCDPALHCFAAEADAVLQQLIQLIHDESIYINALMGDFDYTATKHMLLIPPSSWERLKPVLALAEKVRLEIMGKTFERMAFSKERLPLRFELSEKEEKCYLNVFGLDRMLILDSYNAVLSGGKFITLNKEDCQRLYDLTQMLESAGRSQIPIAAEQMELFLEKVVPGLRKLGDVHISEDMSQKFMKTPLIAKLYLDRLRNRLLAGIEFHYENIVINPLERREPKGGTRIIRDVELEDEILQLMEESSFAKTDGGYFLQNEELEYEFLYHVIPKLQKLVQIYATTSVRNRIFRENAKPQIRIKMKKERTNWLEFKFELTGIADQEIRDVLFALEEKRKFYRLKNGALLSLETREFEEIQRFLKAVPEQAEDLESGLNMPIVSGLRMLDAAGDPEMFLHEESFREFLEELQNPSCLQTPVPESLNPILREYQKNGFKWLKTMAHYGFGGILADDMGLGKTLQSIAFIQSDLKAIREYTGPALIVCPSSLTYNWLSELTKFTPDIQAIVIDGTQNDRAELQKDLSGIDVVITSYPLVLKDIKWYEMQDFYTVFFDEAQAFKNPVTQTARAVKKIKAKYRFALTGTPVENSAEELWSIFHVVFPELFGGLKDYGNLTRKTIARRVSPFMLRRLKEDVLSELPEKMELIDSAELLPEQKKLYAAYLAKLREDTLKHLNKDTLRKNRIRILAGLTRLRQICCHPALFVDGYKGSSAKFEQLKRIIEESRLSGRRVLIFSQFTKMLDLIGRELALLGLPFFYLDGQTPSGERVEICRRFNEGERDFFLISLKAGGTGLNLTGADTVILYDLWWNPAVEEQAADRAHRIGQKNTVQVIKLLSRGTIEEKMNELQVKKKNLIEEIIDSNDSAAESLTEEDICEILMI from the coding sequence GTGGATATTAAATTGACTCACAAATTGATAAAAGAAATGTGCGGCACTGTCTCCTTCAAAAGAGGGGACGCTTTTTTCCGTAATAAGAAGGTAACGATAAAGAAATACAATGATGAGATTTGTGAAGCAGCAGTATCTGCTGGTGAGGATTTTTTCGTTTCGGTCGAGAAAACATCCGGAAACAGTTTTAAGACATTGTGCAGCTGTCCAAAGCTAGCTTCGTTTGATAAAGAATGCCAGCATGCAGCGGCTGTGCTGCTGGCAATTTATGAAATGCAGCAGCACAGATCGCCCATGATAAAGGATTCAGCAGGCACCCTTGGGGTTTCTCCCGAACACGCCTTAACGGATGGTCTCATGACACTTTTCAGTGAACAGCCAAGAAGGTCAAGCAGACACCAGCTTCATTTTGAAAACAGGCAGGTGCTCCATCCAGAATTCACATGTGTGCCTGTACATTTAGGGAAGGGGCATTATTTGTTAGCAATAAAATGTACCATCGGCCCAATCGCTGTCCTTGATATCCGGCAATTTCTTCACTCAGTTAAAGAGGGAGAACCAAGCCGATTATCATTATCTTTTACCTGCGACCCCGCTTTGCATTGTTTCGCGGCAGAAGCTGATGCAGTCCTTCAGCAGCTGATACAGCTTATACACGATGAATCCATTTATATAAATGCTTTAATGGGTGATTTCGATTATACTGCGACCAAGCATATGCTCTTAATTCCTCCATCATCGTGGGAACGGCTGAAGCCTGTTTTGGCGCTCGCTGAGAAAGTAAGGCTAGAGATAATGGGGAAAACATTTGAAAGGATGGCTTTTTCAAAGGAAAGGCTGCCTTTAAGGTTTGAACTCAGCGAAAAAGAGGAGAAATGTTATTTAAATGTTTTTGGCCTGGATCGAATGCTGATCCTGGATTCGTATAATGCTGTTCTATCTGGCGGCAAATTCATCACGCTCAATAAAGAAGATTGCCAGCGATTATATGATTTAACACAAATGCTGGAGTCAGCCGGGAGAAGCCAGATTCCGATTGCTGCTGAACAAATGGAACTGTTTCTGGAAAAAGTGGTCCCAGGACTTAGAAAGCTGGGGGATGTCCATATTTCTGAAGACATGTCACAAAAATTTATGAAAACACCTTTGATTGCCAAGCTATACTTAGATCGTCTGCGGAACCGGCTTCTGGCAGGAATTGAATTTCATTATGAAAATATCGTGATCAATCCGCTGGAGAGAAGAGAGCCGAAGGGAGGCACGCGGATTATTAGAGATGTGGAATTAGAGGATGAGATCCTTCAGCTTATGGAGGAAAGCTCTTTTGCAAAGACGGATGGCGGCTATTTTCTGCAAAATGAAGAGCTGGAATATGAATTCCTTTATCATGTTATCCCTAAACTGCAAAAACTAGTGCAAATATATGCGACTACGTCTGTCAGAAACCGTATTTTCAGGGAGAATGCCAAACCGCAGATACGGATAAAAATGAAAAAAGAGCGGACGAATTGGCTGGAATTCAAGTTTGAATTGACCGGCATAGCTGATCAGGAGATACGGGATGTATTATTTGCACTTGAGGAGAAACGGAAATTCTATCGCCTGAAAAATGGCGCGCTCCTTTCTTTGGAAACAAGAGAATTTGAGGAAATCCAGCGTTTTCTGAAAGCTGTGCCTGAGCAGGCTGAGGACCTGGAGAGCGGCTTGAACATGCCGATTGTATCTGGTCTTAGAATGCTGGACGCAGCTGGTGATCCGGAGATGTTCCTTCATGAGGAATCCTTCAGGGAGTTTTTAGAAGAGCTTCAGAATCCATCATGCCTCCAGACTCCTGTGCCGGAAAGCCTGAATCCTATTTTGAGGGAATATCAGAAAAACGGCTTTAAATGGTTAAAGACAATGGCTCATTATGGATTTGGCGGCATCTTAGCTGATGATATGGGACTGGGGAAGACACTGCAAAGCATTGCGTTTATTCAGTCTGATCTTAAGGCTATTCGGGAATATACCGGTCCTGCACTTATTGTGTGCCCTTCATCCTTGACGTATAACTGGTTAAGCGAACTGACGAAGTTCACACCGGACATCCAGGCAATTGTCATCGACGGAACTCAAAATGACCGGGCTGAGCTACAGAAGGACCTATCTGGCATTGATGTGGTGATAACTTCCTATCCGCTTGTGCTTAAAGATATTAAATGGTATGAGATGCAGGATTTTTACACGGTTTTTTTCGATGAAGCACAGGCATTTAAAAATCCGGTAACTCAAACAGCGAGAGCAGTAAAGAAAATTAAAGCCAAATATCGCTTTGCTTTAACAGGCACTCCCGTTGAAAATTCCGCGGAAGAACTGTGGTCTATTTTTCATGTCGTCTTCCCTGAATTGTTTGGCGGCTTAAAGGATTACGGCAATTTAACAAGGAAGACGATTGCCAGAAGGGTAAGTCCCTTCATGCTCAGGAGGCTGAAAGAAGATGTTCTCTCAGAGCTGCCTGAAAAGATGGAGCTTATTGATTCGGCTGAATTGCTGCCGGAACAGAAGAAGCTCTATGCGGCTTATCTGGCAAAACTGAGAGAAGATACCTTAAAGCATTTAAATAAAGACACACTCAGAAAAAACCGCATAAGAATTCTTGCCGGTTTGACACGGCTCCGTCAGATTTGCTGCCACCCTGCTTTATTTGTGGATGGATATAAAGGGAGTTCGGCAAAATTTGAACAGCTCAAGAGAATTATAGAAGAATCCAGGTTGTCAGGGAGAAGAGTGCTTATCTTTTCGCAGTTCACTAAAATGCTAGACCTAATTGGCAGAGAACTTGCCCTTCTGGGTCTGCCGTTTTTCTACCTGGATGGACAGACACCTTCCGGGGAAAGGGTGGAAATCTGCCGCCGATTTAATGAGGGAGAGCGCGATTTTTTCCTGATTTCATTAAAAGCAGGCGGTACGGGTCTAAATTTGACTGGTGCAGATACAGTCATCTTATATGATTTGTGGTGGAACCCTGCCGTTGAGGAACAGGCAGCCGACCGGGCTCATCGCATAGGGCAGAAGAATACCGTCCAGGTTATAAAATTATTGTCGAGAGGCACCATCGAAGAGAAGATGAATGAACTTCAGGTTAAGAAGAAAAACCTAATTGAAGAAATCATCGATTCGAATGATAGTGCAGCCGAAAGCCTGACGGAAGAAGATATATGCGAAATATTAATGATCTAA
- a CDS encoding DNA-binding protein, whose product MPENNLKGSGFPEKLAKPAVRALEGAGYFTLEQLTAATEAELLDLHGMGPNAMAKLRKAMADRGWSFKV is encoded by the coding sequence ATGCCTGAAAATAATCTGAAGGGGAGCGGCTTCCCTGAAAAGCTGGCAAAGCCAGCAGTGCGTGCACTTGAAGGGGCAGGCTATTTTACACTGGAACAGTTAACCGCTGCTACTGAAGCAGAATTGCTGGATCTTCACGGAATGGGCCCGAATGCCATGGCAAAACTCCGTAAGGCAATGGCAGACAGAGGATGGTCATTTAAAGTTTAG
- a CDS encoding GyrI-like domain-containing protein translates to MCKVVSQEFKAVVIRNKGLFKDYAHLVPEAAQSFLKQGHLVQHSSGLEVSIYEPKRGEDHFEGIFLVGYLVHEKPETLPDGMEYIEVQHTYASIRGKGADMGGLYTRLNNWIKEQGNTQDSPDHYILEVYYPVENEEEDAEVYIPVKN, encoded by the coding sequence ATGTGTAAAGTTGTATCGCAGGAATTTAAAGCAGTAGTCATAAGGAACAAAGGGCTATTTAAGGATTATGCCCATTTGGTGCCTGAAGCAGCTCAAAGTTTCTTGAAGCAGGGCCATCTTGTACAGCATAGCAGCGGACTTGAAGTGTCCATTTATGAACCTAAGAGAGGGGAAGACCACTTTGAGGGAATATTTTTAGTCGGTTACTTAGTTCATGAGAAACCTGAGACACTGCCGGATGGGATGGAATATATAGAGGTACAGCATACTTATGCATCAATCAGAGGAAAGGGAGCCGACATGGGCGGCCTGTATACACGTCTTAACAATTGGATTAAGGAGCAGGGCAATACGCAGGATTCCCCTGATCATTATATTTTGGAAGTTTATTATCCGGTTGAAAATGAAGAAGAGGATGCAGAAGTATACATTCCAGTCAAAAACTAA
- a CDS encoding metal-dependent hydrolase — MNGTAHAAIGAAAGYVVANTVHASPSTTLLLVGLGSVSGLIPDLDIDGKLRDRLTLSHEVVRTVAQIIGILMIIYSFYEGSPKEKWLGIAIGISMTAISAKIRQKHMLTITGIGVLAGGISLQELWLILFGIYILIASFVSHRSYTHSILGVIFFGFISAKFETSLGIEGVFYTCLAGYISHLIADSKLLPFNKRGIKLFLPISAKEI; from the coding sequence TTGAATGGTACCGCCCATGCAGCGATTGGAGCAGCAGCAGGATACGTGGTTGCGAACACTGTTCATGCCAGCCCATCCACAACTCTATTATTAGTAGGACTCGGCAGCGTTTCTGGATTAATCCCGGACCTCGACATTGATGGAAAACTTCGTGACCGGCTTACACTTTCACATGAAGTCGTTCGGACAGTTGCCCAAATCATAGGAATTTTAATGATCATTTATAGCTTCTATGAAGGCTCCCCGAAAGAGAAATGGCTGGGAATCGCTATAGGGATCAGTATGACCGCCATTTCTGCGAAAATCAGGCAAAAGCATATGCTGACCATTACGGGAATTGGCGTCCTGGCAGGAGGCATCTCTTTGCAGGAACTTTGGCTGATATTATTTGGGATTTATATATTGATAGCTTCCTTCGTTTCCCACCGCAGTTATACTCATTCCATCCTGGGTGTTATTTTTTTTGGATTCATCTCTGCCAAATTTGAAACATCACTTGGCATAGAGGGGGTATTTTATACATGCCTTGCCGGTTATATAAGCCATTTGATAGCCGATTCAAAATTGCTTCCATTTAATAAAAGGGGCATAAAGCTCTTTCTCCCGATTTCGGCGAAAGAGATCTAA
- a CDS encoding TraB/GumN family protein produces the protein MSEENITRIHLDGKEYILIGTAHVSKHSAEQVKEVIEAEQPDSVCVELDEQRYQSITEGSKWKEMDIIQVIKEKKASLLLMNLAISSFQNRMADQFGIKAGQEMIQGIESAKAAGAKLVLADRNIQITFARIWGNLGLKGKSLLLSQVIASIFSKDTITEEELEKMKNQDTINAILNEFTDSFPRLKKPLIDERDQYLAQKIKDAPGEKIVAVLGAAHVPGIKEEIKKEQDMAKLTERPPKSNIPKIVGWSIPIMIIAIIAYTFIANPTAGLSQTFSWILWHGSLSALGAAVALGHPLTILTAFIAAPITSLNPLLASGWFAGLAQAYVRRPNVRDFETLSEDVFTVKGFWRNKVTRILLIVVLSNIGSSIGTFIGGADVLKTFFENI, from the coding sequence ATGTCAGAGGAAAACATAACGAGGATTCATTTAGACGGCAAGGAATACATACTGATAGGAACAGCACATGTTTCAAAGCACAGTGCAGAACAGGTAAAGGAAGTCATTGAGGCTGAACAGCCTGACTCTGTTTGTGTGGAATTGGATGAACAGAGATACCAATCGATTACAGAAGGCAGCAAGTGGAAGGAAATGGATATTATCCAGGTAATTAAGGAGAAGAAGGCATCGCTGCTTTTAATGAATCTGGCGATTTCATCCTTTCAAAACCGCATGGCTGACCAATTCGGCATTAAAGCCGGCCAGGAAATGATTCAGGGAATTGAATCAGCCAAGGCTGCCGGGGCAAAGCTTGTTCTGGCTGACCGGAATATTCAGATTACCTTTGCAAGGATTTGGGGCAACCTCGGTTTAAAAGGAAAATCCCTGCTTCTTAGTCAAGTAATAGCAAGTATTTTCAGCAAAGATACCATAACTGAAGAAGAACTTGAGAAAATGAAAAATCAGGATACGATAAATGCGATTCTAAATGAATTTACAGATAGTTTTCCGCGATTAAAGAAACCACTCATTGACGAGCGGGATCAATACCTTGCACAAAAAATTAAAGATGCACCAGGAGAAAAAATAGTGGCGGTGCTTGGGGCAGCCCATGTACCGGGGATCAAAGAGGAAATCAAAAAAGAACAGGATATGGCTAAATTGACAGAGCGCCCGCCAAAATCCAATATTCCAAAGATTGTCGGCTGGAGTATTCCTATTATGATTATTGCCATCATTGCCTATACGTTCATAGCAAACCCAACAGCAGGGCTTTCCCAGACTTTTAGCTGGATTCTATGGCATGGATCTTTATCAGCTCTTGGGGCAGCGGTTGCATTGGGTCATCCGCTTACGATTCTGACAGCATTTATAGCAGCGCCAATAACCTCCTTAAACCCTCTATTGGCATCAGGCTGGTTTGCTGGTCTGGCGCAGGCATATGTTCGCCGCCCAAATGTCCGTGATTTCGAAACTCTTTCAGAGGATGTTTTTACTGTAAAAGGATTTTGGCGCAATAAAGTAACCCGTATATTACTCATCGTGGTACTTTCCAATATTGGAAGCTCGATCGGTACTTTTATTGGCGGAGCCGATGTTTTAAAAACATTTTTTGAGAATATTTAA
- a CDS encoding ABC transporter permease — MCLLRLPAKNGGIKINRYHQFKMMFLAQLKLTLREKQAWFWGIFFPVILMVIFMVIFSGNSDEEFKTEVAVVDPSPNPASEMMLSQISGLPVFEVKSGKPVTRDKAEEWVKDQEVDAAIILPESAEASSVFLVINKENEQGAAAQAVSGILDKFVQQANLMAAGASPKYDLQYESITSGTNELEYTDFLLTGMIALSIAQGGMFGMVDLVEMRRKGLIKRLRMTPANMGIFGLSDMVMRLLFSIVQIILLSLIGVLVFGANLYINPFTLIIVFLIGALSFNALGYFFSSFSKTTEAYMGVANICSFLMMFLSGVFFPIETMPEWIQPISSILPLTYFAEGLRESMVYETGIATVALWAGIGVMVIWGAVTFLLGSLLYKRKAIAADR, encoded by the coding sequence ATGTGTTTATTGCGTTTACCGGCAAAGAATGGAGGGATTAAGATTAATAGATACCATCAATTTAAAATGATGTTTTTGGCACAGCTGAAATTGACTCTTCGCGAAAAACAGGCATGGTTCTGGGGCATCTTTTTCCCGGTTATTCTAATGGTTATCTTCATGGTCATCTTCAGCGGAAATTCAGATGAAGAGTTTAAAACCGAAGTGGCTGTTGTGGATCCAAGCCCGAATCCAGCTTCAGAGATGATGCTTTCACAAATCAGCGGACTTCCCGTTTTTGAAGTCAAATCAGGTAAGCCTGTCACAAGGGATAAAGCGGAGGAATGGGTAAAAGATCAGGAAGTGGATGCCGCCATCATCCTGCCGGAGTCAGCAGAAGCTTCCTCTGTTTTCCTTGTAATAAATAAAGAAAATGAACAGGGTGCCGCAGCCCAGGCTGTTTCCGGCATTCTGGATAAGTTTGTCCAGCAGGCCAATTTAATGGCTGCAGGTGCTTCTCCGAAATATGATCTGCAATATGAATCGATAACCTCTGGCACCAATGAACTGGAATATACAGATTTCCTTTTAACCGGGATGATTGCTTTATCCATTGCCCAGGGCGGCATGTTTGGCATGGTGGATCTGGTGGAAATGCGCAGAAAGGGATTAATCAAAAGGCTGCGAATGACACCGGCAAATATGGGCATCTTCGGATTAAGTGATATGGTTATGAGGCTGTTGTTCAGTATTGTGCAGATCATCCTGCTTTCATTAATAGGTGTCCTCGTATTTGGCGCCAACCTTTATATTAATCCTTTTACCTTGATTATCGTATTCCTGATCGGGGCTTTATCCTTTAATGCACTTGGCTACTTCTTCTCATCTTTCAGCAAAACGACAGAAGCTTATATGGGAGTAGCTAATATCTGCAGTTTTCTCATGATGTTTTTAAGCGGTGTGTTCTTCCCTATTGAAACGATGCCTGAATGGATCCAGCCAATATCCAGCATCCTGCCGCTAACCTATTTTGCTGAAGGCTTAAGGGAAAGCATGGTGTATGAAACCGGTATTGCTACAGTAGCACTTTGGGCAGGAATAGGCGTGATGGTGATCTGGGGAGCCGTTACTTTTCTTTTGGGGTCCTTACTTTATAAGAGAAAAGCGATTGCTGCTGACAGATAA
- a CDS encoding ABC transporter ATP-binding protein codes for MTVLEVRNLQKSFGLIKAVQDISFSVNAGEVFTIIGPNGAGKTTTLEMIEGLVSPDNGEIHFGDLDWNKHAVSIKKKIGVQPQSSAMFDLLTPEENLNLFASFYDHARPAKEILEIVNLTEHRKNHVKKLSGGQRQRLAIGLALISDPEIIFLDEPTTGLDPQARRNIWDIILHLKELGKTTILTTHYMEEAEKLSDRVCIVDQGNVITLDSPSALIEKLTDEREIRLSFLDGDGAAEDADRFSKDLESVSKTEREGATLKIWAAKPEETLLDLFKFTKEKSYGVEQVSIREMSLEDVFIAFTGKEWRD; via the coding sequence ATGACTGTTTTAGAAGTAAGGAATCTACAAAAATCCTTTGGCCTAATAAAGGCTGTCCAGGATATAAGTTTCTCGGTTAATGCCGGGGAAGTCTTCACGATTATCGGTCCAAACGGAGCTGGCAAAACGACTACACTGGAAATGATTGAGGGTCTTGTTTCACCCGATAACGGTGAAATCCATTTTGGCGACCTCGATTGGAATAAGCATGCCGTTTCAATAAAGAAGAAAATTGGCGTCCAGCCACAGTCAAGTGCCATGTTTGATTTATTAACACCAGAAGAAAACCTGAACCTTTTTGCATCCTTTTACGACCATGCACGGCCAGCCAAAGAAATCCTGGAAATAGTCAATCTTACTGAGCACCGCAAAAATCATGTAAAAAAACTTTCAGGCGGCCAGAGGCAAAGACTTGCCATTGGACTGGCGCTGATTAGTGACCCTGAAATCATTTTTCTGGATGAACCGACTACCGGCCTTGATCCACAGGCCAGAAGAAATATTTGGGACATCATTCTTCATCTTAAAGAACTAGGGAAAACGACCATCCTTACCACTCATTACATGGAAGAAGCAGAGAAATTAAGTGATCGTGTATGCATTGTGGACCAGGGGAACGTGATTACACTTGACTCTCCTTCCGCACTCATAGAGAAACTTACAGATGAACGGGAAATAAGATTGAGTTTTCTTGATGGCGATGGTGCTGCAGAGGATGCTGATAGGTTCTCGAAGGATCTGGAATCCGTATCCAAAACGGAACGGGAAGGGGCAACTCTGAAAATATGGGCAGCAAAGCCTGAAGAAACCCTTTTGGACTTATTTAAGTTTACAAAAGAAAAATCATACGGGGTGGAACAGGTCTCCATAAGGGAAATGAGCCTGGAAGATGTGTTTATTGCGTTTACCGGCAAAGAATGGAGGGATTAA
- a CDS encoding DUF4111 domain-containing protein: MRELPIVVDDLLNKYIDLVNEYMPNQLAGLYLHGSLALDAFAEGSSDIDFIAVTQRGLTESELKKAEEIHRIIADKYQFPVMDGVYLTQNELGTLCECFFYNNGTMNYGHFLNPVTWWLLKKKGIVIYGTVPVIEINDYDLVSYTYENMNTYWANRIQTFEKSIDELTQIADSEIDKEVEWTVLGILRLFYTLREKDIFSKQGAGEYSLKHLPEKWHPIIVDALNIRRGEENRHYARKRDRIEETIKLSKYLISQSAAIKNR, from the coding sequence ATGAGAGAACTTCCAATAGTGGTTGATGATCTATTAAATAAGTACATAGATTTAGTAAATGAATATATGCCCAATCAGCTTGCAGGCCTTTATTTGCACGGATCGCTTGCACTGGATGCTTTTGCAGAAGGATCAAGCGATATTGATTTTATTGCGGTTACACAAAGAGGTTTAACTGAATCAGAATTGAAAAAGGCTGAGGAGATCCATAGGATAATAGCAGACAAATATCAGTTTCCTGTGATGGATGGGGTTTATTTAACTCAAAATGAACTGGGAACGCTTTGTGAATGTTTCTTCTATAATAACGGGACAATGAATTATGGGCATTTCCTGAATCCAGTCACCTGGTGGCTTTTAAAAAAGAAGGGTATTGTCATTTATGGGACTGTTCCGGTTATAGAGATAAATGACTATGATTTGGTTTCATACACTTATGAGAACATGAATACATATTGGGCGAATCGAATCCAGACATTCGAGAAATCGATTGATGAACTTACACAAATAGCCGACTCTGAGATTGATAAAGAAGTTGAATGGACGGTGCTCGGCATATTGCGCCTGTTTTACACATTGAGAGAGAAGGATATTTTCTCTAAGCAAGGGGCCGGGGAGTACTCATTAAAGCATTTGCCGGAAAAATGGCACCCAATCATAGTGGATGCCCTCAATATTCGCAGAGGTGAGGAAAATAGACATTATGCAAGAAAGCGTGATCGAATTGAAGAGACTATTAAACTGTCAAAATATCTTATAAGCCAATCAGCAGCAATCAAAAATAGGTGA
- a CDS encoding pentapeptide repeat-containing protein, protein MSNLIPDCENCFGLCCVALPYAKSADFALDKEAGQPCPNLQADFRCQIHADLRGKGFRGCTSFECFGAGQKVSQNTFKNRDWRSHPGLEKEMFDVFPIMHQLHEMLFYLTEILYLEAAMPIHGEVGEMLDKTEALTNMEPGLIMAIDVQAHRDEVNKLLLKASEFVRINSGLNQKSAKKYSGRRDFIGAKLSGEVLCGANLRGSLFIAADLRKADLRYTDLIGADFRDANLSGANLMGSIFLTQAQVNSATGDMYTKLPKGLQRPQHWVN, encoded by the coding sequence ATGAGTAATTTAATACCCGATTGTGAAAATTGTTTTGGGCTTTGCTGTGTGGCCCTCCCTTATGCAAAATCTGCTGACTTTGCTTTGGATAAGGAAGCAGGTCAACCATGTCCCAATCTGCAAGCTGATTTTCGCTGTCAAATACATGCAGACCTCAGGGGAAAAGGCTTCAGAGGATGCACCTCATTTGAATGCTTTGGAGCAGGCCAAAAAGTATCTCAAAACACTTTTAAGAATAGAGACTGGCGCAGCCATCCTGGACTTGAGAAAGAGATGTTTGATGTGTTTCCCATTATGCATCAGCTTCATGAAATGCTTTTCTACTTAACAGAAATTCTATATTTGGAAGCCGCTATGCCTATTCATGGTGAAGTCGGAGAAATGTTGGACAAAACAGAGGCTTTAACTAATATGGAACCGGGTTTGATTATGGCTATTGATGTCCAGGCACATAGGGATGAAGTCAATAAACTGCTTCTAAAAGCCAGTGAGTTTGTCAGGATAAACTCAGGATTGAATCAAAAATCCGCGAAAAAATATAGCGGCCGGAGAGATTTTATCGGAGCCAAATTAAGTGGCGAGGTGTTGTGCGGAGCGAATTTAAGAGGTTCCTTGTTTATTGCAGCTGACCTGCGCAAAGCTGACTTGAGGTATACGGACCTTATTGGTGCAGACTTTAGGGACGCAAATTTAAGCGGAGCCAATCTAATGGGAAGTATTTTTCTTACACAGGCTCAGGTTAATTCAGCAACAGGGGACATGTATACGAAGCTGCCAAAGGGTTTACAGAGACCACAGCATTGGGTGAATTAA
- a CDS encoding NUDIX hydrolase yields the protein MTQNEIVLVVSTSIIQEGKVLMIKENKATVKNKWNFPSGRVEKGEDILAAACREVKEETGLDVNLTHTTGIYNFISSTDHQVILFHFIAQIRGGFLNHQEEEIADSTWVNLSNLNNLKDEELRDAKVIRQILNAVKADKIYPLELFQTKLS from the coding sequence ATGACACAGAACGAAATCGTGCTTGTTGTCAGCACATCAATTATACAGGAAGGCAAAGTGCTGATGATAAAAGAGAATAAAGCCACTGTAAAGAATAAATGGAATTTCCCGTCCGGCCGTGTTGAAAAAGGTGAAGATATCCTTGCGGCTGCCTGCAGAGAAGTTAAAGAAGAAACGGGCTTGGACGTAAACCTGACCCATACAACTGGAATCTATAACTTTATCAGCAGTACGGACCATCAGGTCATCTTATTCCATTTTATTGCTCAAATAAGAGGGGGCTTTTTAAACCATCAGGAAGAGGAAATTGCCGATAGTACGTGGGTGAACCTGTCAAACCTTAATAACTTGAAAGACGAGGAACTTCGCGATGCCAAAGTCATAAGGCAAATACTAAATGCCGTAAAAGCTGATAAAATTTATCCCTTGGAGCTGTTTCAAACAAAGTTAAGCTGA